The Plectropomus leopardus isolate mb chromosome 22, YSFRI_Pleo_2.0, whole genome shotgun sequence genome includes a window with the following:
- the tigarb gene encoding fructose-2,6-bisphosphatase TIGAR B: MFTFSLTLVRHGETQYNKDKLLQGQGVDTPLSETGIQQGEAVGRYLKDIKFNNVFASNLQRAIQTAEIIRRNNTHCSGTEMVLEPLLRERGFGVAEGRPKEDLKNMANAAGQSCRDYTPPGGETLDQVKLRFKKFLKVLFKQMLDEHGWSGPHVSAGANEVANGTAAASSDLDPVGSADSGLQGVPVHALVVSHGAYIRVAVRHLVEDLQSSLPAGLKMSQLFSPCPNTGISRFIFTLSHSESGPVLSSARCLFTNRKDHLENLTAAQ, translated from the exons ATGTTTACGTTCAGTCTAACGCTCGTACGACA TGGAGAAACGCAGTACAACAAGGACAAGCTGCTGCAAG gtcAAGGTGTGGACACTCCCCTGTCAGAAACAGGAATACAGCAAGGCGAGGCGGTGGGACGATACCTCAAAGACATCAAATTCAACAACGTGTTTGCCAGTAATCTGCAAAGAGCCATACAG ACAGCTGAAATAATTCGGAGGAACAACACTCACTGCTCTGGCACGGAGATGGTTTTGGAGCCGTTACTCAGGGAGAGG GGTTTTGGTGTCGCTGAAGGACGACCCAAAGAGGATCTGAAGAACATGGCCAACGCTGCTGGACAGTCATGTCGTGACTACACTCCTCCAGGAGGAGAGACTTTGGACCAG GTGAAGCTGCGATTCAAAAAATTCCTCAAAGTCCTTTTCAAGCAAATGTTGGATGAACACGGCTGGTCAGGACCACATGTTTCTGCAGGAGCAAATGAAGTTGCGAATGGGACCGCAGCTGCTTCCTCAGACCTTGATCCTGTTGGCTCCGCTGACAGCGGTCTCCAGGGAGTGCCGGTGCACGCTCTGGTCGTGAGCCACGGCGCTTACATCCGTGTGGCCGTCAGGCACCTTGTAGAGGATTTGCAGAGCTCTCTGCCTGCAGGTTTGAAGATGTCTCAGCTGTTTTCACCGTGTCCGAACACGGGCATCAGTCGCTTCATTTTCACTTTGAGTCACTCTGAGTCCGGCCCGGTCCTCTCTTCTGCGCGTTGCCTCTTCACCAACAGGAAGGATCACCTGGAAAACCTCACAGCTGCTCAATAG
- the LOC121961335 gene encoding G1/S-specific cyclin-D2-like — protein sequence MELYCLESDTAVRAQPDPNILCDARVLQSLLTIEDRFLPQCSYFQRVQKDIQPYMRRMVAGWMHEVCEEEKSNEDVFPLAINYLDRFLAVMSTRKSYLQLLGAVCIFLASKLKDFRPLSAEKLCMYTDNSITPRELLDWELVVLGKLKWNMASVIPNDFIEHIIRRLPLPKDKLAMVRKHTQTFIALCATDDRLAMNPPSMIATGSMGAAVCGLQLDHADQRLSRDNLTDLLAKITNTEVDCLRACQEQIERVLATSLQQGTQYRQEPGVRAGNKAREQQDQSSTPTDVRDVNL from the exons ATGGAGCTTTATTGCCTGGAGTCGGACACAGCCGTGAGAGCGCAGCCTGACCCAAACATCCTCTGTGATGCCAGAGTGTTGCAAAGTTTATTAACTATCGAGGACAGGTTTTTACCTCAATGCTCTTATTTCCAGCGGGTCCAGAAGGATATTCAGCCTTACATGAGACGAATGGTTGCAGGTTGGATGCACGAG GTGTGTGAAGAGGAGAAGAGTAATGAAGACGTCTTTCCTTTAGCCATTAATTATTTGGACAGATTTTTAGCAGTGATGTCCACAAGAAAGAGTTATTTGCAGCTTCTGGGAGCTGTGTGCATATTCCTGGCCTCCAAGTTAAAGGACTTCAGGCCGCTATCAGCAGAAAAACTTTGCATGTACACAGACAACTCCATCACACCACGGGAACTGCTG gACTGGGAGCTGGTCGTGCTGGGGAAGTTGAAGTGGAACATGGCCTCGGTCATCCCCAATGATTTTATAGAGCACATCATCCGCAGGCTGCCCCTTCCCAAAGACAAGCTGGCGATGGTCCgcaaacacactcagacattCATTGCCCTCTGTGCCACAG ATGACCGCCTTGCCATGAACCCTCCTTCCATGATTGCCACCGGCAGCATGGGAGCTGCCGTCTGTGGCCTGCAGCTGGACCACGCTGACCAGAGGCTGAGTCGAGACAACCTGACAGACCTGCTGGCCAAGATCACCAACACAGAGGTG GACTGTTTGAGGGCGTGCCAGGAGCAGATAGAGCGCGTGCTGGCCACCAGCCTGCAGCAGGGCACGCAGTACCGGCAGGAGCCCGGCGTCAGGGCAGGCAACAAGGCGAGGGAGCAGCAAGACCAGTCCAGCACCCCCACAGATGTACGTGATGTCAACTTATGA